From a region of the Chitinispirillales bacterium ANBcel5 genome:
- a CDS encoding carbohydrate binding domain-containing protein, translated as MNRFSFNCIFLIFVAILFSSTHAVILSDFEDGTTTNNFKGEWTAYADREDGGNSEIINGTLREEEANTWIIDPTLGEGNPTGTPLYGMKMQYSFGTMLPGRGTSSWGATVGIATSLSDAKNGARDLTGATQITFWAKASSRLNVRVQVPTSGVNDYGYHRRIVTIDTVWEQHSVNISQLVQPTWARRVSFNLERALRLQWEISADDLNPSEATFWLDDIEIVGFDANAPETELLGSTITERKPIFNWSHVTGAQTYTIQIATSNTFSAASIIHQDTLFTNSFTPDSDLPITTIFWRVKADNSPWSIMEQVAVLDVSIPVLIPQQSPTFDRRPVFSWHRPPVEDPSFTIEISQNSSFSPVQIRSTRSDTFYTPQADLPIGVFHWRVNTDGGTWSEVNSFLVEDDRIPLLIPYESPTFNRSPVLTWYKPSRAISNYTIELSQSRSFSDDPIVESVSDTFYLSSNLPVGKIFWRVSADDSEFSDIDSFEVKDARVPILLAHEPRLCNNKTPTFHWHPVEGASSYVIQVGSSNTGSLATPHVSAQIADTFFTVDVPLTPGLIMWRVRSDLVDTFSLVDTYTLQADSIPYIIRFDGEIINDTRPVLKWHPVPEETIYHVVLSQQSGIIDPLRYPVSDTTFTPLHDLDYGTWYWTVSTDKNRGLWSLPVDSFVVEPPVAINKEMKKSPEMISVSARKNNFSLLYNSPLQSGRLSVFDIRGRLLHTQTISPGTKEVYWNYRDRSGRALSNGVFIIRVETGELVNLYTVKLKK; from the coding sequence ATGAACCGTTTTTCATTTAATTGTATATTTTTGATCTTTGTTGCAATCCTGTTCTCATCGACTCATGCAGTTATTTTGTCCGATTTTGAAGATGGTACCACAACCAACAATTTCAAAGGTGAATGGACTGCTTATGCAGACAGAGAAGACGGCGGCAACTCTGAGATTATAAACGGAACACTTAGAGAAGAGGAAGCTAACACCTGGATTATAGACCCCACCCTGGGTGAAGGGAACCCAACCGGAACACCTCTTTATGGAATGAAGATGCAATACTCTTTTGGCACAATGCTTCCGGGCAGAGGCACCAGTAGCTGGGGGGCTACCGTTGGAATTGCGACGAGTTTGTCTGATGCAAAAAATGGAGCCCGCGATCTGACAGGTGCAACACAGATTACTTTCTGGGCGAAGGCATCATCCAGATTGAATGTTCGGGTTCAAGTTCCCACTTCCGGGGTGAACGATTATGGGTATCACAGAAGGATTGTCACCATAGACACGGTTTGGGAACAGCATTCAGTTAACATCTCCCAATTAGTACAACCAACCTGGGCCAGACGGGTCTCATTCAATTTGGAAAGAGCTCTTCGCTTACAGTGGGAAATCAGCGCTGACGACTTAAATCCCAGTGAGGCTACATTCTGGTTAGATGATATAGAAATAGTTGGTTTTGATGCAAATGCTCCTGAAACGGAACTACTTGGGTCAACGATCACCGAGCGCAAACCAATATTTAACTGGAGTCATGTCACAGGAGCCCAAACCTACACAATTCAGATAGCAACCAGCAACACCTTTTCAGCCGCGTCCATAATACATCAGGATACATTATTCACCAACAGCTTCACTCCAGACTCTGACCTTCCGATCACTACCATTTTTTGGAGAGTAAAAGCCGACAACAGCCCGTGGTCAATAATGGAACAGGTTGCGGTTCTGGATGTCAGTATACCGGTATTGATTCCACAGCAAAGTCCCACATTCGACCGCAGACCTGTTTTTAGCTGGCACAGACCGCCGGTGGAGGATCCCTCTTTTACTATAGAAATTTCACAAAACTCCTCCTTTTCCCCTGTCCAAATCAGGAGCACTCGTTCCGATACATTTTATACACCCCAGGCTGATCTGCCAATTGGAGTGTTTCATTGGAGGGTAAATACGGATGGTGGTACCTGGTCAGAAGTAAACTCTTTTCTTGTAGAGGATGACAGAATTCCGCTTCTTATTCCCTACGAAAGCCCTACCTTTAACAGAAGTCCCGTTTTAACCTGGTATAAACCGTCAAGAGCAATTTCAAACTATACAATTGAACTATCTCAAAGCAGGTCTTTTTCAGATGATCCAATTGTGGAATCGGTAAGCGACACGTTTTATTTAAGTTCGAATCTGCCTGTGGGAAAGATTTTCTGGAGAGTCAGTGCTGATGATTCAGAATTTTCGGATATAGACAGTTTTGAAGTCAAGGATGCAAGAGTACCGATTCTTCTTGCTCACGAACCCAGACTCTGTAATAACAAAACCCCCACCTTTCACTGGCACCCGGTTGAGGGGGCAAGCAGCTATGTTATTCAGGTCGGAAGCAGTAACACCGGAAGCCTGGCTACCCCACATGTATCTGCACAGATTGCAGATACATTTTTTACAGTCGATGTTCCTCTGACTCCGGGATTAATCATGTGGAGAGTTCGCTCAGATCTCGTGGACACCTTTTCCCTTGTTGATACTTACACTCTCCAGGCAGATTCGATCCCCTATATTATACGTTTCGATGGGGAGATAATTAATGACACCAGGCCGGTTTTAAAGTGGCACCCTGTACCCGAAGAAACGATATATCACGTGGTACTCTCTCAACAATCAGGCATTATAGATCCACTCAGATATCCGGTTTCAGACACAACATTCACACCGCTTCACGATCTTGATTACGGAACCTGGTACTGGACTGTAAGCACAGATAAAAACCGGGGTCTTTGGTCCCTCCCTGTTGATAGTTTTGTTGTAGAACCCCCTGTCGCAATTAACAAAGAGATGAAAAAATCACCAGAAATGATTTCGGTTTCAGCAAGAAAGAACAATTTCTCCCTTCTCTACAACAGCCCCCTGCAATCGGGCAGGCTTTCAGTTTTTGATATCCGTGGAAGGCTACTACACACACAAACCATTAGCCCGGGAACAAAAGAGGTCTACTGGAATTACAGGGACCGGTCTGGAAGAGCTTTATCAAACGGAGTTTTTATTATAAGGGTTGAAACAGGGGAACTGGTCAATTTATATACAGTTAAGCTGAAAAAATAA